One window of the Anaeromyxobacter dehalogenans 2CP-C genome contains the following:
- a CDS encoding cobalamin B12-binding domain-containing protein: MSPATERPLRILVAKPGLDGHDRGAKIIARALRDGGFEVIYTGLHQTPEMIVAAAVQEDVDAIGLSIMSGAHMTLFPAVIELLKEKGAGDIVVFGGGIIPQDDVPRLKEKGTAEVFLPGSSTQAIIEWIRANIRPRAAAA, encoded by the coding sequence ATGAGCCCCGCCACCGAGCGCCCCCTCCGCATCCTCGTCGCCAAGCCGGGCCTGGACGGCCACGATCGCGGCGCGAAGATCATCGCCCGCGCCCTGCGCGACGGCGGCTTCGAGGTCATCTACACCGGCCTGCACCAGACGCCGGAGATGATCGTGGCCGCCGCGGTCCAGGAGGACGTGGACGCGATCGGGCTGTCCATCATGTCCGGCGCCCACATGACGCTCTTCCCCGCGGTGATCGAGCTGCTGAAGGAGAAGGGCGCCGGGGACATCGTGGTGTTCGGCGGCGGGATCATCCCGCAGGACGACGTGCCGCGCCTGAAGGAGAAGGGGACCGCCGAGGTGTTCCTGCCCGGCTCCTCCACCCAGGCGATCATCGAGTGGATCCGCGCGAACATCCGTCCGCGCGCCGCGGCCGCCTAG
- a CDS encoding class I SAM-dependent methyltransferase, which produces MDGSPAPHWSDGYYGALYLEPIADLLTPRLTALEAEVIAGLLRLGPRDRVLDLACGHGRHARALAGRVRAVVGLERSAAYLARARASTPTPAPGGEPGPAWLRADLRALPLRPGAFDAAFSWYASLFMFDDAGNAACLAALAAAIRPGGRLLVHHANPLRLARQPRDASRRTLPDGSVVEETSEFDPATGVDRCERRLVRPSGAVLAGTAELRYYRPSEWRTLAAGAGLRVLELTSTTGAGEHPGRELDPEAPDLIALLEKPIT; this is translated from the coding sequence GTGGACGGCTCCCCGGCGCCGCACTGGTCCGACGGCTACTACGGCGCGCTCTACCTCGAGCCGATCGCCGACCTGCTCACCCCGCGCCTGACGGCGCTGGAGGCCGAGGTCATCGCCGGCCTGCTCCGGCTCGGCCCGCGCGACCGCGTGCTCGACCTCGCCTGCGGGCACGGGCGCCACGCGCGGGCGCTGGCGGGGCGGGTGCGCGCGGTGGTCGGGCTCGAGCGCAGCGCCGCGTACCTGGCGCGCGCCCGGGCCTCGACGCCGACCCCGGCGCCCGGCGGGGAGCCCGGCCCGGCCTGGCTCCGCGCCGACCTCCGCGCGCTGCCGCTGCGGCCGGGCGCCTTCGACGCCGCGTTCTCCTGGTACGCCTCGCTGTTCATGTTCGACGACGCCGGGAACGCCGCCTGCCTGGCGGCGCTGGCGGCCGCGATCCGGCCGGGCGGGCGGCTCCTCGTCCACCACGCGAACCCGCTCCGGCTCGCGCGCCAGCCGCGCGACGCGTCGCGTCGCACCCTGCCGGACGGCTCCGTGGTGGAGGAGACCTCCGAGTTCGACCCGGCCACCGGGGTGGACCGGTGCGAGCGCCGGCTGGTCCGCCCCTCGGGCGCGGTGTTGGCGGGCACGGCGGAGTTGCGGTACTACAGGCCTTCCGAGTGGAGGACCCTGGCCGCTGGCGCCGGCCTCCGCGTCCTGGAGCTGACGAGCACGACCGGCGCGGGGGAGCACCCGGGCCGTGAGCTGGATCCCGAAGCGCCGGATCTCATCGCCCTCTTGGAGAAGCCGATCACATGA
- a CDS encoding methylmalonyl-CoA mutase family protein: protein MGSKPAKDQTRRVEKRGDTPKAPDRAERPLYGRDEIARVLEARDRWTQDELAEALARLPRRKAAFQTDSGIPIPDVIDPAHLPEHDFLRDVGYPGAYPFTRGPQPTMYRGRLWTMRQFAGFGTPADTNQRFKYLLAHGVNGLSTAFDMPALMGYDADHPMSRGEVGKEGVAISTLEDFEILFDGIPLGDVTTSMTINATAVIALAMYVAVAEKQGVPRAKLGGTLQADMLKEYIAQKEWMIPPTPAVGIVCDMIEFCAKEMPRWNPVSISGYHIREAGATALQELAFTLADGIEYVQECVDRGMDVDAFAPRLSFFWDVHNDLFEEVAKFRAARRIWARTMKERFGAKKRESLLLRTHAQTAGVSLTAQQPYNNVVRVALQAFAAVLGGTQSLHTNSLDETYALPTEEAVTVALRTQQIIAHESGADRVVDPLAGSYYVEYLTDEMERRAIEYLRRIDDMGGMLRAVEEGYPQREIAESAYRWQREVESNERLVVGVNAFQAREEQQIPLLRIDETVAREQVERLKAVKARRNGAQVAAALAGVERAAREGTNVVPPVVEAVKAYATLGEIADTFRKVHGTYREDGRF, encoded by the coding sequence ATGGGCTCGAAGCCGGCGAAGGACCAGACGCGGCGGGTGGAGAAGCGGGGCGACACGCCGAAGGCGCCGGACCGCGCCGAGCGGCCGCTGTACGGGCGCGACGAGATCGCGCGGGTGCTCGAGGCCCGGGACCGCTGGACGCAGGACGAGCTGGCGGAGGCGCTGGCGCGGCTGCCGCGGCGCAAGGCGGCCTTCCAGACCGACTCGGGCATCCCCATCCCCGACGTGATCGACCCGGCCCACCTGCCGGAGCACGACTTCCTGCGCGACGTGGGCTACCCGGGCGCCTACCCGTTCACCCGGGGTCCGCAGCCGACCATGTACCGGGGCCGGCTCTGGACCATGCGCCAGTTCGCGGGCTTCGGCACGCCCGCCGACACGAACCAGCGCTTCAAGTACCTGCTCGCCCACGGCGTGAACGGGCTCTCCACCGCCTTCGACATGCCGGCGCTCATGGGCTACGACGCCGACCACCCGATGAGCCGCGGCGAGGTGGGCAAGGAGGGCGTCGCCATCTCCACGCTGGAGGACTTCGAGATCCTGTTCGACGGGATCCCGCTCGGCGACGTGACCACCTCCATGACCATCAACGCGACCGCGGTCATCGCGCTCGCGATGTACGTCGCGGTGGCGGAGAAGCAGGGCGTGCCGCGCGCGAAGCTGGGCGGCACGCTCCAGGCGGACATGCTGAAGGAGTACATCGCGCAGAAGGAGTGGATGATCCCGCCCACCCCGGCGGTCGGCATCGTCTGCGACATGATCGAGTTCTGCGCGAAGGAGATGCCGCGCTGGAACCCGGTGTCGATCAGCGGCTACCACATCCGCGAGGCGGGGGCGACGGCGCTGCAGGAGCTGGCGTTCACGCTCGCCGACGGCATCGAGTACGTGCAGGAGTGCGTGGACCGCGGCATGGACGTGGACGCGTTCGCGCCGCGCCTCTCGTTCTTCTGGGACGTGCACAACGACCTGTTCGAGGAGGTCGCGAAGTTCCGCGCCGCGCGCCGGATCTGGGCGCGCACCATGAAGGAGCGCTTCGGCGCGAAGAAGCGCGAGTCGCTGCTGCTCCGCACCCACGCGCAGACCGCGGGCGTCTCGCTCACCGCGCAGCAGCCCTACAACAACGTGGTCCGCGTGGCGCTCCAGGCGTTCGCGGCGGTGCTGGGCGGCACCCAGTCGCTGCACACCAACTCGCTCGACGAGACCTACGCGCTCCCCACCGAGGAGGCGGTCACGGTCGCGCTCCGCACGCAACAGATCATCGCGCACGAGTCCGGCGCCGACCGCGTGGTGGACCCGCTCGCCGGCAGCTACTACGTCGAGTACCTCACCGACGAGATGGAGCGGCGCGCGATCGAGTACCTGCGCCGCATCGACGACATGGGCGGCATGCTCCGCGCGGTCGAGGAGGGCTACCCGCAGCGCGAGATCGCCGAGAGCGCCTACCGCTGGCAGCGCGAGGTCGAGAGCAACGAGCGGCTGGTGGTGGGCGTGAACGCGTTCCAGGCGCGCGAGGAGCAGCAGATCCCGCTGCTCCGCATCGACGAGACGGTCGCGCGCGAGCAGGTGGAGCGCCTGAAGGCGGTGAAGGCGCGGCGCAACGGCGCCCAGGTGGCCGCGGCGCTCGCCGGCGTGGAGCGGGCGGCGCGCGAGGGGACGAACGTCGTCCCGCCGGTCGTCGAGGCGGTGAAGGCCTACGCGACGCTGGGCGAGATCGCCGACACCTTCCGGAAGGTGCACGGGACCTACCGCGAGGACGGCCGGTTCTAG